ACCCGCTGCCCGCGCTGCGCGAACGGGCGCGGGCGAGCGGCTGCGCGCTGCTCATCACCAACCGGCCCCTCGAGGCCGCGGCGCTGAGCCAGGGGCTCGCGCCGCTGGCGAGTTTCGCGCCGGCGATCGAGGCCACGGAGGTCTACTACCTCTACCTCGCCACGGACTCGACGGCCGTTCACCCCTGACCCGCAGGAGCCGCATGCACGAGTTGCCCGAACTGGAGCCCCGCGAGCTGGCGCGCTATGCGCGGCACGTCTCCCTGCCCGAGCTGGGGGAGCGGGGGCAGCGCCGTCTCAAGGCAGGCAGCGTGCTCCTGGTGGGAGCGGGCGGGCTGGGCTCGCCGGCGGCGCTCTACCTGGCTGCGGCGGGCGTGGGGCGGCTGGGCATCGTCGACTTCGACGCGGTCGACCTGAGCAACCTGCAGCGGCAGGTGCTGCACGGGACCTCGTCGCTGGGCGTGGCGAAGGTGGACTCGGCGGCGGCGCGCCTCGCGGATCTCAACCCCGACATCGTGATCGAGCGGCATCCGCTGCGCCTGACCGCCGCCAATGCGCGGGCGCTGGTGCGCGACTACGACGTCGTGCTCGACGGCTCGGACTCCTTCGCCACGCGCTACCTCGTCAACGACGCCTGCGGCCTCGAGGACCGCCCGCTGGTCTACGGGAGCATCTTCCGCTTCGAGGGACAGGCGGCGGTCTTCCACGCCGGCCGCGGACCGTGCTACCGCTGCCTCTTTCCCGCGCCGCCTCCGCCCGAACAGGCGCCCAACTGCGCGGAGGGCGGCGTGCTCGGCGTGCTGCCCGGGATCATCGGCACGGTGCAGGCCACCGAGGCCATCAAGCTGCTGCTGGACCTCGGCGAGACGCTGCTCGGCCGCCTCCTGCTATTCGACGCGCTCGAGATGCGCTTTCGCGAGTTCACGGTCGCGCGCGACCCCGCCTGCGCCCTCTGCGGCGACGCGCCCACGATCACCGAGCCGGTGGAGCTCGACGACCCGGGCTGCGCGGTGGAACTGGAGGCCCCGCCGGCGGGCGTGGTCAACCTGACGCCGCGCGAACTGGCCGCGCGTCTCGCCGCCGGCGACGCGCCGCTGCTGCTGGACGTGCGCAATCCCTTCGAGTGGCGGATCTGCCATCTGGACGGCGCGCTGCTGTTGCCGCTGGATTCGCTGCTGTCGCAGCTGGGTCAGCTGGACCCCGCGCGCGAGACGGTCATCTACTGCCACACCGGCGTGCGCAGCGCCGCGGCGGCGGAGTTCCTGCACCGGCAGGGCTTCCGCCGCGTGGCCAATCTGCTCGGGGGCATCCACCGCTGGTCATTGGAGGTGGACCCCAGCGTGCCGACCTACTGAGCGAAGCGCACACTGTAAATCGGCGGGAAGTGCGTTCCCAGGCACTGCCAGCTGTCGCCGCGATCCCCGCTGACGTAGAGATTGCCGCTGGTGCTGCCGAAGGCCAGCGTGCGGCCGCTGTCGTCGATGTCGAGGGCGTGCCTGAACACGATGTCGTAGCAGTGCTCCTGGGGCAGGCCCTTGCGGAGTGCGGTCCAGGTCTTGCCGCCGTCCTCGCTGCGGCTCACGCAGAGCGCGCCGCCCACGGCCACGCGGCACTCGTCGGCGATGGCGGGCACCACCCAGGCCGTGTCGCCGTCGGCAGGGTCCACGGCCACCGCGAAGCCGAAGTGCGCCGGGCCGCCCTCCTCGCTGACCTGGCTCCAGTTCGCGCCGCCGTCGCGGCTGCGGAAGATGCCGCAGTGGTTCTGCTGCCACAGCGCGTCGAAGTTCGAGGGGCAGCCCACCACGAGGTGCGGGTCGTGGCCCACGTCGACGTCCGGGTCGGGCAGGTAGCCGGCCTTCAGGCCCCTGTTGGCCGTGGTCCAGGTCACGCCGTCGTCGCGGCTCTCGAAGACGCCCGCGCAGCTCACGCCCACCAGCACGCGGCGGCTGTCGCGCGGATCGACCAGCACGGAGTGAATGCCGGCCTCGTCGCGGCCGCCGCCGAACCAGTTGTCGGGCCGCGAGGGATGTCGCCACAGGCTTTCCACGAGCTGCCAGCTGCCGCCACCGTCGTCGCTCCTGAACAACCCGCCGGGCTCGGTGCCGAGCCAGAGGCGCCCGGGCTGGTCGGCGGGCCCGGGCGTGATCACCCAGATCAGCCGCAGGCTGGCCGGCTTGCCGGGCTTCAGCTCCTCGCCCTCGGGGTAGACCGGCGCCGCGACCTCCGCCCAGGTGGCGCCGTCGTCGTCGCTGTGGACGAGCTTCTGCCCCCAGTGGCCGTGATCGAGGCTCGCCCACAGACGCCCGCTGCGGGGATCGCTCACCGCGTAGGGCACGGGAATGCCGAGTTGCGTGGCGGCGCGCGGTGTCCAGCCGCCGCCGGCCGCATCGAGAATGATGACGCCCTTGCGGGTCCCGAGGATCAGACGCGTCGCTGCCATGGCGGCTCCCTGTCGCTGGACGTTGGCGGGCTAGCCCCCGGAGAGGGCCTGGAGGATGTGCACCCGGTCCCCGGGCGCGAGGGGGTCCGTGAGCGCGGCGCGATCGCTGACCGGACGCGCGCCCACGAAGATGTTCACGTGCTGCCGGAGTGCCCCCTGATCGTCCACCAGATAGCCGCGCAGACCGGGATGCCGCGCGTCGAGCGCGACGAGCAGCGACGCCACGCTCGCGGCCTCGAGGACGAGACCGTTCTCGAGCGCCGGGAAGAAGCGCTTCAGGTGGCTGGTGAAGTGAAGCTCGGCCATGGCGACGTCCGCTGAGGGGGTGCGCGAAGTCTAGCGGGGGCGCTTGTCGCTGTCAAAGGCCCGT
Above is a window of Candidatus Latescibacterota bacterium DNA encoding:
- the moeB gene encoding molybdopterin-synthase adenylyltransferase MoeB; its protein translation is MHELPELEPRELARYARHVSLPELGERGQRRLKAGSVLLVGAGGLGSPAALYLAAAGVGRLGIVDFDAVDLSNLQRQVLHGTSSLGVAKVDSAAARLADLNPDIVIERHPLRLTAANARALVRDYDVVLDGSDSFATRYLVNDACGLEDRPLVYGSIFRFEGQAAVFHAGRGPCYRCLFPAPPPPEQAPNCAEGGVLGVLPGIIGTVQATEAIKLLLDLGETLLGRLLLFDALEMRFREFTVARDPACALCGDAPTITEPVELDDPGCAVELEAPPAGVVNLTPRELAARLAAGDAPLLLDVRNPFEWRICHLDGALLLPLDSLLSQLGQLDPARETVIYCHTGVRSAAAAEFLHRQGFRRVANLLGGIHRWSLEVDPSVPTY
- a CDS encoding glycosyl hydrolase; this translates as MAATRLILGTRKGVIILDAAGGGWTPRAATQLGIPVPYAVSDPRSGRLWASLDHGHWGQKLVHSDDDGATWAEVAAPVYPEGEELKPGKPASLRLIWVITPGPADQPGRLWLGTEPGGLFRSDDGGGSWQLVESLWRHPSRPDNWFGGGRDEAGIHSVLVDPRDSRRVLVGVSCAGVFESRDDGVTWTTANRGLKAGYLPDPDVDVGHDPHLVVGCPSNFDALWQQNHCGIFRSRDGGANWSQVSEEGGPAHFGFAVAVDPADGDTAWVVPAIADECRVAVGGALCVSRSEDGGKTWTALRKGLPQEHCYDIVFRHALDIDDSGRTLAFGSTSGNLYVSGDRGDSWQCLGTHFPPIYSVRFAQ
- a CDS encoding MoaD/ThiS family protein, which gives rise to MAELHFTSHLKRFFPALENGLVLEAASVASLLVALDARHPGLRGYLVDDQGALRQHVNIFVGARPVSDRAALTDPLAPGDRVHILQALSGG